One genomic region from Capra hircus breed San Clemente chromosome 6, ASM170441v1, whole genome shotgun sequence encodes:
- the LOC108636206 gene encoding collagen alpha-1(XXV) chain-like, translating into MGDPGMPGEKGGIGLPGLPGANGMKGEKGDSGLPGPQGPSVIGPPGPPGPHGPPGPMGPHGLPGPKGEPGLNGVKGLKGEPGQKGDRGPLGLPGASGLDGKPGSRGTDGPMGPHGPAGPKGERGEKGATGEPGPRGPYGLPGKDGEPGLDGFPGPRGEKGDLGEKGEKGFRGVKGEKGEPGQPGLDGLDAPCQLGPDGLPMPGCWQK; encoded by the exons ATGGGGGACCCAGGTATGCCAGGTGAAAAAGGAGGAATTGGACTTCCTGGACTACCG GGTGCCAATGGaatgaaaggagagaaaggagactCAGGATTGCCAGGCCCACAGGGCCCTTCC GTCATAGGCCCACCAGGCCCACCAGGTCCCCACGGCCCACCAGGCCCCATG ggaccccatggacttcctGGACCAAAG GGTGAACCAGGGTTAAATGGTGTTAAAGGATTGAAGGGTGAACCAGGTCAAAAGGGTGACAGAGGACCCCTTGGTCTTCCA GGAGCATCTGGCTTAGACGGAAAGCCAGGATCCCGG ggTACAGATGGCCCTATGGGACCCCATGGCCCTGCAGGTCCCAAAGGAGAAAGA GGTGAAAAAGGAGCTACGGGAGAGCCGGGACCCCGAGGGCCATATGGTCTGCCC GGGAAAGATGGAGAGCCTGGTCTTGAT GGTTTCCCTGGTCCACGAGGCGAGAAGGGTGACCtgggagaaaagggggaaaag GGATTCCGTGGCGTTAAGGGGGAAAAAGGGGAGCCAGGCCAGCCTGGCCTGGATGGGCTGGATGCCCCTTGCCAATTg gggCCAGATGGATTACCCATGCCTGGCTGTTGGCAAAAG